The Vulpes vulpes isolate BD-2025 chromosome 1, VulVul3, whole genome shotgun sequence genome contains the following window.
atTGTCCCTAAGTTACCCAGGAAACCTAAAGGAAGAGACAgttttatggaaaaattaaagaaaaaatgcagGATTGCTGTTTTAAGGTTAAATTTTAGCTTgcttcaaaatgttaaaagaattaaGTTGAAGCACCATCTAGTGGCTCTCGATTGTGTTTTTCTAAGGTTGCTCCCAATTTCCCTCAATTTAGGACCATAATTAATTTgttgtgcatgtatatatgtatgcatacatgtgtttaggaaagaaattctttttctttattcaggGGTAAGAAGTTGAGAGACAGTAGCTATAGCTTTTTACTCTTCCAATTTGACATCACATAGAAAATCATGGCAGTGAAGAAGCATGAAATCAAATGtaaatttcttccagaaacaaTGAGTCTTTTCATTTCAATGATAGCAGAAAAAAGATTAACTCAGTAAAGCCTCATAGATTTCAATTCCTCTGTTTCTCCTGATCACATCCTCTCTAACAGCCCACAACAGCATCCTTATCTTTCCAACCCTGTAACACAGACACGTCTTCACATGTGGTGGGATTGACTATTAGATAATCTTTGCACATCTCCAAATTCCCAAGCCCTTTCCTATCACAAGTCTATAACATCCTTCAGTTTTACATAACCAGCAATTCTTCTGGAATTTTGGCTCTTCTGGAATTGGTTCTAACATAGAAGGCTCTTATATCTATGGTTACTATCTTCTGAAGTTACATGTGTTTCATAATCTCTATGGGAAGAATGAAAATAGGACATGAAAAATGCACATGAATAGAGTATAACCTATGTTGTAAGATTGACAGAAAATCTTGAACCTGGCAAAGTAGGCATTTTCATGAACTAGGACTAAGTTCACATTGTATGGAATAAAACTCAGAATAACAATGGCATGAACACAATAGCGTATTTTCTCTCACACAAAAGAATTTTACAGTAGGTATTTTAGAATTAGTATGGTAACTCCATAGTCATTAGGGCCCAAGatccttctgtctttcttttccacCATCTTAGTGAGTAGCTGCCATCCTCAATGTCATCCATGGCCCAAGCTGGCTGCTGGACCTCCAGTCGTTATGCCAGTGTTATAGTCcaggagacaagaaagaaaagtaaaagaggatttctcctttctcttcaaagAGATATCCCAAAAGGTATCACACAAGATATATGTTTACACCTTATTTGCAAAAATTGTAATGGGTAGTCATACTCAGTTACAAGGGAAACTGAGAATTGTCTTTTAGTTAAGTGTGTCTCCATACTAAAAAAAATTGGAGTCATGTTATTAAGCAATGCATCAAAGATCTAATATCACAACAATTTTGTGTAACAATCACAAAACCTCCATAGCAACAATTGCTTAAATGTCTGGGATCATCTGAGGGTCAGATAGGCAGCTCTTTTGATCTTGATTGAGCTTCTCCCTTGTCTAAGAGATGATTAACTGTTGGATTATCTAGGCTGGTCTCAACAGTAAGGTGGAGAATGGGACTAGGATGACCCAGCTCTGCTCTACATGTTTCTCATCTTCCAGCGGACTAGCCCAGGCATGTTCTCATGTACGATTAACAGAAACACTCAAGACTTCTTGAGATGTTAGCTCAAAACTAGTACACTGCCACTTTTGTCTCATTTGATTGGCTAAAGCAAATTACATGAGTTAGAGAAACATgcaatttctttgttttcaacTAAAAAATCACTGATAAATtacatggacagagggagggggaagatcTGGAGTCACAAATATAATCTTCTACcacaaagaaaagggaagatgAGCATTGGATCAGGCAATTAGCAGTCAGTGCCACAGTGTTTTTGAGTCTGTGACAAAACTATGATACTAGATTTTTTCAGTTATATGCTCTGTTTTAAACATGAGGGAAtatttacaataaagaaaaaagagctaatataagttatatatgaaattatttactAGTTTATTTCTTGGTTCATGTTGAATTACTGATGAAGTAAGTATTAATCTTAGCATTTGTCCTATCCTTTACTGTAGGGATGGACTATGACTCTATTTCTGCTGAGGCAGTTTACACTACATTCTCCAAATTCCATAGAATTTGGTGTGGCTATGTGacaaatactagccaatagaacaTGAGCAGATATTATTACCACTCCAGGTCTGGCTCATAAAAACCTCCTACATAAAAATCccccattctccctttctctttcacacTCACCAGCTGAAAGGAGAATACTCTGAGAAGGGCAGAGATATAGGATAAAGTGCTCACTTATAGCAGAACCACTCCTGTTCCCTGCTCTAGATCAAAATCCTTCCCTGGGATACGGAGTGAGGAATAATTAAATTTTTGTGATATGAATACACTGAGATTGGGAGGTTGTTTGTTTTAACAATTAGACTATCCTACTTATATATTGTCTTCCAGATAGTAGTATGCATTCATTTTCTCCCTTGGAgccttgctaaaaaaaaaaaaacaatagcttGAATCACGTGCCAACTTATagaaaaaatttttcctttaaacaaaaGGACACTTTTTACTATAGGGTAACCATATCAATCGATCAAGATAGGGTTCCAGTTTACTGTGGCCCTAGAAAATTTTGGGGTTTCACCAAGAAATCTTACCATTAATCCATTCCAGTGTGGAGTACTTGAGACAGCTGAGCTCTAAAAGATGAGGTAACATTCAGCACTGTCTCCAATAACTCTAAGAGTCCTTATTTGGGGTTAActtataatttcttcaaaaataaaggtaCTATTGAAAATGACTCCTCATCATTTATTCAATGATTGGGCCAAACATGCAGTACGACAACCAGACTAATTGCTAGTAAGTAAGAAAAGGATGGGAGGTTCCAAAGAACTCAAGGGGTGTAGAAAACCTGCAAAGCTTTGTAATTTGCCATTTGCTGAACCATCTTCCTCTTTAGGCTGAGAGCAGGGCTATCTCCTGTTTGCAAATAAGAATTCAGTAAGACAAAGAGGAAAGTAGATGAGTCATCCCAGACATTTACAAAGGCAGGCAGCAAGCTTTGGCATGTGCGTAAATATACGTATGCTAAGAGTTTGAAACAGGATTTGCCAACTATCACATTGATTCACATAAACACAAAGGTATTAAATAGAATTGGAGCAGTTGAGTTAGATGTTGAACCCAAAGGCTGATCTTAACCAGCTGCTTTTTCATGGTGTTCCATCAAATCTAAATTGACTTccagatttttcagttttcatgctctatgaaaaaacagaaaatatataataaagcacAATGAATATAATCCTTCACAGGCATAGAAACTAGGGAGTAAACATTTAAGAAGCTTCAGTTGAACTTCATTTCCCCCACTGAATTCTCGAAGGATGGCCCAGGACAGATTATCTTTCAGGAAAGAAACAGGAACTTTTGTCCCAATGCTGCAGGCATCACTTCCTGGACTCTCCAGGAGTTAACGAAGTTCATACATCAAAGAAAGGGGTAGGGGAACAAACGATGAGCCAAAAAATGCATCAAGCTCTTCCCAGAATATTATAAACTTAAAGCTTTACAATGATGTTTTCTTTCTAATGAGcctatatttttttagatttcatttcctACCTGCAATGATTTATTCTCTGGAAATAGGTGAATCCCACGATGACCAGGATAATAACCAAGAATAAAGAGAATTTCACATAGAGAATGACCAGTAAGGCTGATGCTGGAAATTCCAGAGTTATGGCACCTTTAAATACAGGCAACACAGGCACAGGTAAAGACCATTTCAAGGATTCTTGTGATGAACAAAGTAGGGTCAATTGTCtaaaagagacttttaaaatagtcttaaaaGTTCACAGACTATCAATCAAAACACCTTCTAAACTACAATTCAAATGTTAAGATATTCTTTCATGACAGAGTTTAGGAGCTGTGTGTTTATACATGGtagattttcaatattttctaaatgaataaatacacagtAAACATTGCTAATACTTTccaattatataagaaaaaaggaaatatgttttcTGACTTCCTATGTAAATGGAAGATTTTTAGgatattatcattaatattttgaGCACTATCTGATATTTTCCACATAGTAATTTTGTCACTGAGTTGCTGTCACCGGTTTAGTATGGTATTTTATGTCTTCttactttcatttattaatctgtaaaatggccccaaaaattgttgaaaagataaaatgagactAATTTGAACTatcattctgaaatttttttctgctaAGAAAATGGCAACCAAAAGTAAACTTTAAGTACTATTCTGAGTCTTTGCTCCAAAAGTCATGTCATCTTGTTAAATAACCTATTCACATACTAAACTAGAAGTAGGCCAATCTCCTTCCTATGCACTATCAGGGATGAAGACATAGTCTCAGTCCTCAAAAAGGCTCACAGTCTGATTGGAAAAGTCAGATCCATACAAATGAAAAGATCACTTACAAGAGAGCAAAGAGTGCTAAGTGAGCATTATGGAATGTAATCAtctaaagaataagaaaacttaATCAACTCCAACTGGGAGGTCAGGGTGAAGTGAAATTTGAATGGAACCTTGCCAATAACAGGATTAAATAGgttaagagaagaaggaagaagtttTCAAGGGAAAGAAACAATTCGAGCAAAGATTTGAAGAATTCATTAACAAATCAAATGTGATAGAGCAGAGTACAGATGTAGATGAAGTCTATGATGATCTGAATTCTGTAGCTATTTGTATGTTTTAGGCACTGTGCCAGACTGTGGatatagaaatgaagaatatggTTCTTACTCTCAAGGAGTTTACCATGTACTGGAGTCAGAGAAGTGGACAGGCAATTACAGGACTATGAAGTACTCAGATATATGCATGAGGCATTAGATGAACACAGAGTAGGAAATttcatgggaaaagaaaattatcccAGAAACTATTTCAAACTAAGCCTCAAAACTTCAGAGGAAGAGCACcactgggtggtttagttggttgagcattggactcttgatttcagcttaggtcatgaactctgggtcatgaaattgagccccatatggggctccatgATCAAGGTGggtctgagattctctccctctgccccttcctccatactcttcctctctctctcaactaaataaataaatctttttttaaaacttgaatagGAATTGAGAAAATGGAATGGAAGAACAGAGTATGAGGAAAGAACTGCATGTGGAGAGGTGAAAATGGCATGTATAATGTGCAATTACATGTACAGAAGTATGAGAAAGGATAACACTTTTGAGGAACCCAAAGAAGCCCACAGTCCAGGATGAAGATTAGCGAGACATGAGGCTATGGAGAATGGCATATCAAAGGAGTTTAGCTTTCTTAGAGACCAAGAGAAACCACTGGGGGCAtttaaggaggagaggggcatgTTCTTCTCGTTTTAGAAAAGTCACTCTGGCAACAGTGTAGGCAATAAATTGGAGTGAGGTAAGTTAGGTGCCAGACCTGTTACAAGGAAATTGGAATAATTCTGGGGAGAGATGATCATGTGTTCAActaaagcaaaggaaaggaaaaggtctagatttaagaaaataatttaagacaaAAATCAATAGAACATAGTGATTTTGAATATGGGAAATAAGAAAGATTAATATTGTAGgatatctttaattttctggctTGAGTcattattaagataaaatataagcACTCCTTATGAAAGAGTAGAGAAGAGGAATTCCTTTTCAGGAATATGCAAGTTGAGGTGCCCATGATGTATCCACATGAAGTCACTCAATTGGAAATTGGTTTTGATCATGGTATAGCCAAGGAGAGAAATATGAGCTAAAAATAGGTTTGAGAGTCAATAATTAGGCAGTGGTTGGAGCCACATGTATGGATGAAGTCCTTCAATGAATAGGAGTAAAGGTGAAAAGACTATTAATAGAGTCAACGATCAAACTCAGAGAAATACCTTCCTTCATGGAATGAGTAGATGAAAAACAGTCTCAAATGACTAAGAAGTTGACTGAAGGTTAAGAAGAGAACCAAGTGATTATGGGAGGAAAATAGgtaagaagagaggaaagaccaTATCACATATCACAAAGAAGTTAATTAATaactaagaattaaaaatttatattttgtttggcaTCTGAGAGATCTTTAGCTTTTTGTTAGAATATTTCCTGTGCACAAAGATGCAAAGGAGTTAAGGAGTAGATGTGAGGTAACACAGAAGAGACAATGAGCATAGATTCTTCTTGTAAAAAATCTTGGATATGAATAAAAGGCAAGAGCCAAGAGTTTGCAGAAGTCAAAGCAACTATTAAAACAAGagaggagggacgcctggatggctcagtggttgagcatctgcctttgacacagAGTGTGATGCCAGTCCCGGGATGGACTcctacttcgggctccctgcgaggagcctgcctctccctctgtctgtgtctctgcctctctctgtgtgtctcttatgaataaataaataaaatatttttaaaagtaaaaaaataaaaataaaacatgggaggaaaaacaaaaaataaaacagggagaaaaagagTCATGCCCATATAATCAGCCTTAGGAAATGGATCTGTGGAACAAAAAAGAGTGAACAAAAGAGAGCACAGAAAACTACTGAAGCAAAGCTTCTCAGGACATGGGAAGGGAGAAATGAATATAGAGTACAGTTGAATGTTTTATCTATGGAAAGCAAAGTCAGGTGGGACTGCAGATAAATGCATATGTCTAGAGGcaagaagtataaaataataacCTAGAGCTGGTAGGAGATTggtaatagaaaataaagaatagaaatgaatGTATTGGTACGTGGGACAACGGGTGATGCTTGAAAACATTATCCCaagtaaaagaagtcagtaaCAAAAGGCACATattatatggttccatttatgtgaaatgtccaaaataggaaAACCTATAGATAACAGAaagtaggttagtggttgccTAAAGCTGGAGGATTTCTGGAATTAGAAAGTGATAGCTAAAggatagaggttttttttttttttttttggagtgacgtatatgttctaaaattgattgcggtgatggttgcataactctGAATGTGCCAAAGACCTGTATGATACACTTTAAATGCGTGAATTGCACGCTACATAAATTAGATATCAATAAAGATGTTGCAAAAAACTTAATAGGAGAGATGTTATAAGGAATAATTAATAggctgattattttaaataacataagaATGAGTATAATAGCTAATCTGTATTAATATAATCAacataatagctaacatttattgaatataaaagCTAATACTGTTCACATGGTAAATACAGTAGCTAAAATTTGTTAAGTACCACCTATGTGATAGGCaccatgtaaaataaatatattactctttttttaggattgattgatttatttgagagagagagaacaggggggaggaacaaagggaaagaTAAATTCAAGCAAACTCTCTGAATGTAGAACCTAGCCCGGGGCTTGATCTAATCACCCATGAAATCacgagccaaaacccagagttgtatgcttaaccaactgtgccaacTAGGCTCCTCAAATATATTATTCCTTTTAGATATCATAATAACTCTATAACATGGTTCTGTCATCCATTCTATCAAATGAAGAAACCATGAGACTAGCCattgtagtgatcattttgccacatacataaatatcaaatcattatgtataccccaaattaatttattatatgtcaattatatctcaattttttaaaagatcttatttatttattcatgagagacacagagagagaggcagagacacaggcagagggagaagccggctccatgcagggagcccgatatgggactcaatcccaggaccccaggatcataccccgggcccACGCAGGCActtacctgctgagccacccaggtgtcccatatctcaattttttaaaaggccatgagacagagaaattaaatactctcccaagtcacacagctggtaaacaAGAAGCCATATTATGCTGAAGGCTTTGCTCATAACCATCGGGTTATGCTTCTTGGAATGATATGAAGACATGgagcttgtcttttcatctttacataacagcatcaaaaacacatacattcaacaagtatttggcAAATGAATTGATGTATATGTTTCAGAtgacagagaggagaaaggaaaacttgTCTGCTAGTAATAAAAGTGGTGACTATTTAAGAACtatgaaaatcagaaaaggaataaTATTGTTCCTGTCTATCTACTGAATcagtattattaaattatataaaagtattGCTACTTTATGCAAATACTAATCTCAAAGTAAAAGTCAATAGATACTAAGTTAAATTTTTATGGCTTCCAGAATAAAAGATATTTAGAGTGTACCACTAAGAAGTTGTTAAATTTactccttcattttgttaaaggAATAGGAATTATTTCCCTAACATAGTAAAGCATTACCTAGTTAAGTTTAGATAACATCTTCAAATTAGGAGCAAAAGGttccttgctttgtttttggaATAGAAAGTGAAAAAATTGGTGATGTGGTTTTCTCCTCCCAAGCATTAAGttcattacctttaaaaaaaaacaggtaattaCCTTGATTCAACTCTATGGACAGACTCTTGTTGCCAGTCACATGGGAGACAAAGCAGGACACCTCAGACACCTGGCGGTCCTCCCAGTGGCATGTACTCTGCACGGTCACTGTGTCATTGCCCAGTCGTTCTTCCACAGTGTGACAATCTCCCGTTGGGGTCCAGGAGATCTGTGCAGCTGGACTCCCTGCAACTGCCCAGCAAATGGTAGTTCCATTCTCGCCTAGAGACAGGGTCACCTTAGGGGGCACTGCAGAGATGCAGGGGAAAATGTTTCAGGCTCAACACATGCGATATGGACTAGAGAGAGACCTTTGGTTCAGTCTCAGATCTGGTTCTCTGGCATACCACAGTATGCGAGGCTCCTTACCTAACACTCGGAGGTGATGCCCATGACCGAAATTCCCATCAGGTGTGATCACTTCACACTTGTAATATCCTTCATGAGTGATGGCCACGGGATTAATCTGAAGGGCAAAGTTCTGATCAGGTCTGAAGTCCCAGGATATTCTCTCGTCTGTACAAGTTTTTTCACTGGTCTTGTTGTTATCTGTCCTGTAGTCTCTGCTGCAGGAAGTCTGGTTTCTGAAGGTTACTGCCCATGTTACTATCACAGCATCCGAGGTGGCATTAGGGCAATGGAGCACAACCCTTGTATCCACAAATACAGACAGAGAAGTGTTggctggacacacacacaaagagaaggagaaaacagaagcgTGGTGAACAACTTCATGTGTTACACTCTCTACAACAGATTATATAAAGTGTACTACAACATGACTTTGCTGGTGATCTTATTTCAAGAATATTAATTAGgcttacataaaaattaaacatgcacAAAATGTATATAACACATTAAACTTAATCCAAAGATGAACCCATTTCTCTCCTATATCAAGTGTTCTTTGGTAAACTAATATTTCTTATATGtgtgagaaatattttaagagtttaaaattGATTCAGAAGTTTAGCtttgagaaacacaaataaaaaaacacaatataaatTAAAGGACAGATTCATCTAAATCAAATCTTTTGGTCACAGAGATTATTAGATTTATCTCATCCTCTTTGGGGTAGAAAGTGGAAAAATTGGCGATGTGGTTTTCTCCTCCCAAGTCTTGATCAGAAAGAATAAATCTGTAATATCAGAATGAAAAGCCTACCCCTAAGGATGGCACTTCatacaaacataaatataaaaagcatgtgacactttcattaaaaataagatgacaTTCAGGTTGAGCAAGATGGACACTTCTTAAGCTATTTTTTATTTGGAGAATCACTAAGTCAGTAAATTCAACAgatctccttctttccttccttccttcagtgCCATCTGACCAGTGGTCTTCCTACTTTCTCATCCGTTCTCTACCCTCTTGTGTTTTGTTGGGGACAGTTGTTTTGTTGCTGTCTACAAATGCCTTTTGTGACTAATACCATGCAAAACATCTTGTATTTCCCAGGGCTTCCAGGGAAGACCGTTGCCAATTTCACAAAAGCATCATCTGTCACTTCCTGTGTAGGCATAGAATTCTGCATCTTACAAAACCTAACTGGTATGATTTTATGCTGTAATAAAATGACTTATAACAATACTTATTCTCTCTCAGGATGTTACAGTTTCAAGTCAGTGGATCTTGAAGGACAAATCTTTACATTTCTTATGTCCCGTAGCACAATGCTAATAAATTTCacttttctgggggaaaaaaaaaaaaaaagctgatctgAGGAGCAATTAAATCTATGCTCTTTTGACCACTGCAGGTGGCCACTCCTTTCACAGAGAACCTGTGACTTGGCCAAAGCTTAGAGGCAAGCAAGAATGTAGCTGATTGGAGAACGCATAGAGCTGAGTGTGGAGGAGTATATACGTGCCC
Protein-coding sequences here:
- the LOC112913698 gene encoding cell surface glycoprotein CD200 receptor 2-like, which gives rise to MHTPGRTSTLSVLISINIMVSALTNILPVERKQKSITPPVEANTSLSVFVDTRVVLHCPNATSDAVIVTWAVTFRNQTSCSRDYRTDNNKTSEKTCTDERISWDFRPDQNFALQINPVAITHEGYYKCEVITPDGNFGHGHHLRVLVPPKVTLSLGENGTTICWAVAGSPAAQISWTPTGDCHTVEERLGNDTVTVQSTCHWEDRQVSEVSCFVSHVTGNKSLSIELNQGAITLEFPASALLVILYVKFSLFLVIILVIVGFTYFQRINHCRA